In Carassius carassius chromosome 19, fCarCar2.1, whole genome shotgun sequence, a single genomic region encodes these proteins:
- the LOC132095218 gene encoding ADP-ribosylation factor-like protein 5A, whose amino-acid sequence MGILFTKLWRLFNHQEHKVIIVGLDNAGKTTILYQFSMNEVVHTSPTIGSNVEEIVVNNTHFLMWDIGGQESLRSSWNTYYTNTEFVIVVVDSTDRERISVTREELYRMLAHEDLKKAGLLVFANKQDVKGCLTVAEISQSLQLTSVKDHQWHIQACCALTGEGLCQGLEWMMSRLRVR is encoded by the exons ATGGGAATCCTTTTCACAAAATTATGGAGGCTTTTTAACCACCAAG AGCACAAAGTCATTATTGTTGGGCTGGACAATGCAGGAAAGACCACCATACTTTATCAGTT CTCTATGAATGAGGTGGTGCACACTTCACCCACCATAGGCAGCAATGTGGAAGAGATTGTGGTCAATAATACACATTTCCTTATGTGGGACATTGGAGGACAGGAATCGTTACGCTCGTCTTGGAACACGTACTACACTAACACCGAG TTTGTGATCGTAGTCGTGGAcagcacagacagagagagaatctCAGTTACCAGAGAGGAGCTCTACAGGATGTTAGCCCATGAG GATCTGAAAAAAGCTGGTTTGTTGGTTTTCGCCAACAAGCAAGATGTGAAGGGTTGTTTGACTGTTGCTGAGATTTCCCAGAGTCTTCAGCTTACCTCTGTCAAAGACCATCAGTGGCACATCCAGGCCTGCTGTGCTCTCACTGGAGAAGG GCTCTGTCAGGGTCTGGAATGGATGATGTCACGGCTGCGAGTaagatga